The genomic segment TCCTATATGATAAAAAAGCAAGATGTCAACATATCTAATTTGCAAGCAGCTAGTACATCTTTAGATGTAAGCACAAAAATCTATGGTTTTCGTGTAGATGGAGTTTATactgaaataatgaaaatagcTAGTGGAATAGATAAGCAACAAAATGATAGCTCAATTGATGAAGTAAATGGAGAGCTAAATACCGAGCAAGGAGATCAAGTAAAAGATCTACGAATAcataagaaaaagaggaaaaagaaaaacaaacagAAGATTTTTAGTACGACAGATAGCTTAAAAGGAACTGTAGAAATTATGAAGCCTTCTTTGTGGATAATGGAAAATGAGGATACACAAACTACAGATGCATTGTATCAAGTAATGCTGTCTAATCATGCAAATTCAAACTATTCTTTACATTTATATCATGATGTTATTGTGGATGTTGTAGAACataaaatagacaaaaaagatgcgaaaataattatTCCCCAGATGGaagatttttctaaattagaaatatgtccaCCTTTAaccaattttgaatttcaaaattggaTCAACGATATTgggaaagaaacagaagaagaaaaagaagatgataAAGATATAAAGTCAAAGAGTGACAATGAAAATGGATTTCAGTTTGATTTAGATGCCAGCTTACCATCTGAGGAAGAAGTGCTTCGTGATGATATGAATTATTTAGATATTCAAGATGATGTGGAAAATACAGAGAAATGTGCAGAGATACAAAAACCAACAGAAAAAATTGTAGACTTATGTAAAGTTTTATCTAATGTTGGAATGATTAAAACATCTGAGTATTCCTTCCTTCAGAAAAGTTTGAATATACACTGGGCTGGTCCATCTCATTGGAGAATAAGTAATTTTTCAAAACTATCTGGAAGTAAAATTATCGCCGCTTGTCCACAGAAACCgggtagaaaaagaaaagaaatagaaatatgttatGACGACAGTATAAAAGCAACAGTAATACCAAAATTTGTAGTAAGTAAAGTTACAAAGTTTGAAGCTGCCAATTTAGAGTGGTATGAAGAAAGACTTACATTACCACGAGATATGCATTATGATATTGCAAGTGCTGCTAAATTGTACCTTCATGaattaatacatataaatatgaaaGAGGATCAATTAGATGCTACTCATGTATCTGATATAGAGaattataattatgataatgaaaatgatatatcaAATTATTGTCCATATGTCCCTAATGAAGACTATGCATCAAATGAAGACAATAATGATCTTGAAAATAATGATGAAGCAGAAGCACAAATGATTTTTACTGGAGATAACTTAGTAGCTATTCCTAAATTAACAAATAAGATATCTATTGCATATAGTACACGTGCTAAAAGAATCGATATGCGACAACTAAAAAAATCCATTTGGAAAAGCCTAACTATGTGCAATGATACAGAAAATATTGAAgatcgagaaaaagaaaatagaatgaaagaaaatagatGTTTTAGTGAGATTTGTAAAACATTACCGAATTTATTATCAAAAGCCAATATAGAAGTCCTAAGTTTTCCTATTTCTTTTGTATCATTGCTACATTTAGCAAATGAAAAGACATTAAAAATACAGTCTGTTCCAGATATGTCTGATCTTATCATAGAAGCAAGTTAAGTACATATATACTATAATCaacaataaaataacagaaTAATATTAAGACcataataaaatgcaaatattattttatatattgttatgacCTTATATAAATCGTGCATTAAAACAGAGTTTTGTTAATATCTAGTTGTGTCTAGTTCTTTCCATTATtctttaattacattataatatatatatatatatatatatatatatagacgaaaaatttttaacttttgtaaatataatgtgaataaatgaaaaatataaacacaTAGACAATATGTATACTTATTGTTTTCTTTATATTCTAATGTCACTTTTTCGGCTCGCTCACGCACTCTATCTTTATATCTTTATGTTAAAATCAATGTACTTTTAAGCCAATAACCTAAGTATTCTCTGAATTCTATCTTTTTATCATCTTCGACAGTATTAAGAAATTATCGTCAATGATTcacataaaaattaatgtttagATATGATTGGAAAGCGATATCTTTTGGTATCTATCGAAAAATGCATTTCACGCCGTTTTTACCGGAACATTTCAAATATGCCAATTAACGATGAAAAATCAAAATGTGCAAACGATAAAGGAAATGGTCAAAAATCGAAAAAAGAAGCTAATGTTAACATCAAAcctcaattaaaaaattatgattcCTTTTCACCAGACATCAAAGGTGACATAAAAGTTTGTATGATTGGAGGCGGCGAGTCATTGATGTATGCTGCTGTTCTTCTAAAACAATTTCGTCTTATAAAACGAATACATGTGGTAGATACAAAAGATTCATTGGCTAATGCAATTTTAGATATTAGTCATATTGACACATCACctcgtgtaaaatattttaaaagaaaacatTTAAAAGAGGCTCTTAAAgaagtatgtatttatttattaaagaacGAAACAAATGAGCAGTACGTCCCCAATACAACACTGACCCAACGTTGATAAAATTGATACGTAGAAATCGATATGGTTTACAGATAGATATTATCGCATTAATGGATGAGACAAATGCTAATATTGATGTAAGTCCCGCAGCACAATTTGAGGCTGCATCGACATACGTGAGCGAAATGGCTGAACAAATGGTACAATTGAGTTCAGAATCTTTGGTAGCTGTTTTTACTCGGCCAGTAACGGCTATACTTCCCATGGTGTCAGAAATTTACAAACTTGCTGGTTGGTGGGATCCAGACAGAATTATTGGTTCCACTGCACATGATCGTATGCGAATGGAGGCATTAACCGCGAATCTTCTGGATTTAAATCCTGCATTCTTATCAGTTCCAATGGTTGGCGGGGCAGATTCGAACACTATTGTTCCCCTTTTGTCGTGTGCTTCTCCAATCAATCGATTTAACAATGTATGAAAATGTAGTCATTTACATTAAACTGTTATATGTATTTAGAGAGAGAATTTTTTTATGGACATTCTAACAccttatattaaaaattcatgtaGGCGCAACAAGAAATGTTGTTACAATCATTACGTACCGCAGATAAAGAAATggcaaatattgaatttaaaggTCCAGTGTTGTCTGATGGAGCTGCAACTGCCAAATTAATCCTTGCGCTTGTCGAAGGACTTAGCggttataaaaatgttatttcctCTGCTTATGTACGATCAAATATTTTGCCGGGATGTCGATATTTCACCAGCCAATTGCAATTCGGCCCAGGCGgtatacaaaaaaattttggACTACCAAAAATGTCTGCTGCGGAAATAGTACTTGTAGAACAGGCAATCCCTTCTATCAATGAATATATCGAAATGGGATCGAAAGCAGTACATAATAATAGACATATCACACTGAAAACTGTATAaattcatctttttctttttataaatgatttcatcttatataaaaattatacaacttGTTATTAAATGCAAACTAGCTTTTTTCAGGTAATTTAACAGAAAAGATGCCTaaatttttaccatttattCTCTACTGTTTCGTATACAATAAAAGTAATAGGAACGTATCGATTTTTATGTGATTGACCATAATACCTCTGTtctatttatgtatgtataataatatcatGTTTGAAGTCTATACtgtatacataaaaattgtacTTCAATATGTGGAAAGTATGTACTTAAATATAGGAAAgatgaaaaatgttaaaaaaaaggTGCCACAATTTTTGAGGCATCAAAAAGTTTTTTCCTAAACATTGTTTTTATCTAAAAGGAacctattatattttcaaagtttCGTCTAAATTAAAGTTCATTCTCGGAAGAATagctgaaattatttttataagtatttataataatatttttagtgatatataatattaacatatattttatttatttctttgcatTTCTTTCTTATCGATGCACAAGCCGAGTcgttattttataacatatacatacaatgTATTGTTGTTCGTATCAGTTTGATTTGTAGTTTCAAACGGAGCGTATCTCGACTGGTGAATACCCGATAGGAACGAACACGAAATAACAAGGAACGTAACTTAATACACATTTAAATTGAAAACAATATATTTACACTCAATTGATTTATTTAACAGAAAGTGACAagtgaaaagaaaaattgcTGATATCTACTAATTTACCGATATATTATTTAAGCATTAAATGAACACCGTGTGCCATAAAAGTACTTTTTTATAAAGGTCATGACAAATATGTTAGAAATCATGACActtataaatattgaaactaTAAACATCGAAACAAAACACAAAGTGATTTAAGTTTAAATTTGGATCGATCGGCACCAACGGTTGGTTAAGATGGGAATCTTGTTTGGATTTCTGTCAAGATTTGGCGTAAGTCAGTGCATCAACTTTTTATAAGTACatactatattattttataagcagTACAAATTTATGACTTAAAAGTTTATAacctttaatttttataaagagGAGATTTAAGCTTTTTAACCTAATTAGAAGAAGATTTATAATATTGAATGATTAATCAACATCGATTTGTAATTCATGTAGAATTGTCACGCAATACGAAATTACTATACAATGACATtacattcatattatttaaattttgtcaCTGTTGAATTAAAAAcagttgaaaaattatatacataaagatatctgtaattattttttaaatagaaatatatgatatccttttttattaaaatatggtATAAATGTATGTGTTTCATGTCACATAATAAAAActactatataaaaatatgatatcatACTTCCAAACAaaagttataattaaatatgCTATGCATGTAGTTATTTATAAAgtttcatattaattattatgcCAAGAACATCCTTGGTTCATTGTGCTGAATTCATTTCAATTCAATAATTGAAAttcatctttttttaaatatgtaaatatatacactaagggaaaaagagaataaatgtaatgtatataatgtaatgcttataaagtaaaataaatacttATAGAAAACTGATCTCATATATAAATATGCCAATATttgcaatataaatttataatgtaaattatttttatatttcagagGAAGAAAACAACAATTGAAATTTTGGAGGATCTTGATgtggtaaaatatttatattcttttacttgttgataattatatttatgttaatAACTAGAcaagtaataaaaaattcctTCTTTAACAGAAAATTAGAGAGATAGAAAGATATGGATATAGTACAGAACAAAgacataaaaaaattattgggACTCTGATATTATATAGtgtgatactttatattataacagcattcattttttacttttatttcttccctgcatcattatatgatcaaatattttatatcattccactattaatttttccaattctgtaagtattttaattgtatttatttccTTTACTAAATTATTCAAAAGGTATGACAAAATGTATTTCATTGTCACAGAATATTGCTTACAAAAAGGATGGTAACGTggtattataaatgtaaaatttctaaaaatcaaGATAGATTAAGTAGTATGCAatctgaaaaaaagaaaattctggATGAAGTTGCAGAGATTGAAACATATAAAAAAGCtaaagaaattttgttaaaGTTTGCGCCTGATCAACTAAAAATGACTCCAGTAAGTGCATTGACtatagtattaatataattttttttattttaactcaTTTTTCAGTTGTCTATAATATACAGGtttatatttcaaacaattAGTTATATGAAAACAGTTTGGAAAGGAAGGCAATGCATCTACTAAAAGAACCTTTCATTTTAGCCTGCAATAGAAATTCCTGAACAATCTAGTACACCACAATATATAAAATCTGCTAGATCTTCTTTTGGGGAACTGAGGAAGCGTGTAACAATAAGTCAAAATCAAACACTAAATGCGCAAAGCTGTGTATCTTCTAACACTGGCCCTGTCCCAGCTGGCGTAACTCCTGTTCGCAATTTACCAAATACTCCTCTTCAGAGTAGTGATAAACCAGTCAATACTCCAAATTGCAATTATAGTTAGTATCTTGTGGATTACAGTTagtaacttttatttttttatttcatttctattttattgtcTTTTATTGTAACTTTATCAAAGCAAAATCCTTACATAATAGGGTCTTCTTTATTACGTTCATCAATTTTACCACGTCCAATATTATCGCCGCAAAGGACTAATTTGGATCGAATAATTGATTATCTCTTTGGGGATGGTCCATCTAATCGATATGCATTAATTTGTCAAGGTTGTGAGTCGCATAATGGAATGGCTCTCAAAgaggaatttgaatattttggtAAACATTTGTTATAATCTGCCAGCAAGAATTATGTATaaagatttaattataataataaatattcaaaatgtatgtatttttattttgtaggaTTTAAATGTTGTTACTGCAATTTTTGGAATCCTGCAAGGAAACAGAAGCCATCTGCTCCAAAACTAGAATACAATATTGCACTTAGTAATCCATCTTTAAACAATTCTGAACATTTATCAACTAACACCAGTACAGAACTTTTGGAAGATGGGCAAACTGAATCAAAGGGTACATCTGATTCAGGTTTGAAAGTATACCTTATATACCTTATTATAGCTTAGTATAGAAAGTATACCTTACTATGATcttattgatttaaaaaaaataatctgagtcaagaaaaaaattatttttagatttagATATGAAAGCAGTTGAAAAATCTACAGAAACGTTGGAAGAGATTGAATCTACTACTGAATCAGAAAAAATACATGATGTTGATAACAAGTgagttaataacaattaaacatGTTTATAATCCAATATTTTTACTAACAGGAATAATTGCAATTATGTAGACTAACTAGATACTGCGAAATCGGAACGAAAAAAGTACATAATCGCGAAGAAAGTATAGAAAAAATAGATATCGATGAATTTCCatcttaaaaaaaatatgtagaagTAATTTCCATTGTAAAACTGTTATAAAATATGCGTACTACAATATGTGTATACTATAAACATATATTATAGTTTTCATTATACTATACATggagatatatatacatacatataaatgtacGGATATACACACATGTAAATATTTccctttttaataaattttttatatgctTTTTAATGTTTATTCGCGTTTAATATTCtcgaaattattttcgaaatgaATTCCGTAAAACGCAATGTTTTCTCTTTTGGTTTGTGTAGCCAATTGCGAGTGCTGATTTAACAAAATGTCTGCTTGCGTTTTGTGTTCTTAAAAGTACGAAACTATGCTCATTCGAGTACACGTGTGAATTGGTCTCAGTTTACATAGTAAAAATAGTGCTCGGTCGTCGACGGATTATCGTTCGAGGTAAATCTAA from the Bombus terrestris chromosome 1, iyBomTerr1.2, whole genome shotgun sequence genome contains:
- the LOC100649488 gene encoding malate dehydrogenase, mitochondrial codes for the protein MIGKRYLLVSIEKCISRRFYRNISNMPINDEKSKCANDKGNGQKSKKEANVNIKPQLKNYDSFSPDIKGDIKVCMIGGGESLMYAAVLLKQFRLIKRIHVVDTKDSLANAILDISHIDTSPRVKYFKRKHLKEALKEIDIIALMDETNANIDVSPAAQFEAASTYVSEMAEQMVQLSSESLVAVFTRPVTAILPMVSEIYKLAGWWDPDRIIGSTAHDRMRMEALTANLLDLNPAFLSVPMVGGADSNTIVPLLSCASPINRFNNAQQEMLLQSLRTADKEMANIEFKGPVLSDGAATAKLILALVEGLSGYKNVISSAYVRSNILPGCRYFTSQLQFGPGGIQKNFGLPKMSAAEIVLVEQAIPSINEYIEMGSKAVHNNRHITLKTV
- the LOC100649367 gene encoding condensin complex subunit 2, translated to MEKEIILGTSLSSSLRRKSFLLQSTLSPKLVENNDEAERLARRHELNASIASVENLSTNKKRRSLGLGFLAHMPTHEIKDRMAECIKLNIENKINVKNAFSLEIIDFMSYMIKKQDVNISNLQAASTSLDVSTKIYGFRVDGVYTEIMKIASGIDKQQNDSSIDEVNGELNTEQGDQVKDLRIHKKKRKKKNKQKIFSTTDSLKGTVEIMKPSLWIMENEDTQTTDALYQVMLSNHANSNYSLHLYHDVIVDVVEHKIDKKDAKIIIPQMEDFSKLEICPPLTNFEFQNWINDIGKETEEEKEDDKDIKSKSDNENGFQFDLDASLPSEEEVLRDDMNYLDIQDDVENTEKCAEIQKPTEKIVDLCKVLSNVGMIKTSEYSFLQKSLNIHWAGPSHWRISNFSKLSGSKIIAACPQKPGRKRKEIEICYDDSIKATVIPKFVVSKVTKFEAANLEWYEERLTLPRDMHYDIASAAKLYLHELIHINMKEDQLDATHVSDIENYNYDNENDISNYCPYVPNEDYASNEDNNDLENNDEAEAQMIFTGDNLVAIPKLTNKISIAYSTRAKRIDMRQLKKSIWKSLTMCNDTENIEDREKENRMKENRCFSEICKTLPNLLSKANIEVLSFPISFVSLLHLANEKTLKIQSVPDMSDLIIEAS
- the LOC100649127 gene encoding endoplasmic reticulum junction formation protein lunapark-B isoform X1; the protein is MGILFGFLSRFGRKKTTIEILEDLDVKIREIERYGYSTEQRHKKIIGTLILYSVILYIITAFIFYFYFFPASLYDQIFYIIPLLIFPILILLTKRMVTWYYKCKISKNQDRLSSMQSEKKKILDEVAEIETYKKAKEILLKFAPDQLKMTPPAIEIPEQSSTPQYIKSARSSFGELRKRVTISQNQTLNAQSCVSSNTGPVPAGVTPVRNLPNTPLQSSDKPVNTPNCNYRSSLLRSSILPRPILSPQRTNLDRIIDYLFGDGPSNRYALICQGCESHNGMALKEEFEYFGFKCCYCNFWNPARKQKPSAPKLEYNIALSNPSLNNSEHLSTNTSTELLEDGQTESKGTSDSDLDMKAVEKSTETLEEIESTTESEKIHDVDNKSIDMPELTELDKAASSEPTKVEAAAAGSGTDTDSDDTIPELDDAGAGGTVGFPGTTVTGLPIDMVSKAKQSRGEKKARKLMSKLGLKPVQGVNRVTIRKSKNILFVINKPDVLKNPASDTYIVFGEAKIEDLSQQAQVAAAEKFKEPPVIPATEAGGSTTVVAPIQEESEEEVDETGVEEKDIDLVMCQANVSRGKAIKALKNNQNDIVNAIMELTM